Genomic window (Granulicella arctica):
AGCAACTGCAGGGGCAACGCGCCTGAGAAGCCATGCAGACCAAGATAGGCCAGGATTTCGCGAGGCCGCTCATGCACCTCGCCTGTCGGAAACAGGCTGGACCCAACGACCGCAAGAGCGACGATGACCGTTTCGAGGATGACTGTGCCAATGATCCACCAGAAGACGGCGCGCGTTGCATCTTTTTCGGATCGTGCCGAAAAGAACTTCTGATACATCGACTGATTGCCCAGCAGGAGCAGGCAGGTGGGAAGAAAAAGCTCAAAGCCCTGGATAAGAGAAAGATCCCCGAGAACTTGAAAGTGCGATGCCGGCAGGCTGGCATGGACGGCCGCCCATCCACCGGCACGATGGATCAGCACAGGCAGAGCGGCACATATGGTAAAGGTGGCAAGCAGCCCAATGGCCACGTCCATGTAGGCAACCGACGCCATGCCTGCAATCGCAGTGAAGACGATCACGAAGGCAGCAAGGATGAATTGACCAAGGACTGGAGTGATTACCGTCGGAAAGATGAGGTGCAGAATGTCTCCGCCGCCTACAAACTGATAGCTGGTCACTGCAGTGTAGGTAAAGAGGATGGCGATGACGCCGAGAACGCGCGCCGTCTGGTTATACCGCGCCTCGAGGAGGTCTGGAATCGTGAACTGGGCAAACTTCCGTGCTCGCGGAGCGATGAAATAGATCAGCAACAGCCCAGCCCAGCCTCCACCTCCCTGCCAGAGCGCGGCGAAACCGTGCCGATATGCATTCTCAGCGCCGCCCAGCAGCGATCCCGATCCAATCCAGCTTGAAAGCAGGGTAAAGACTAGAACGAACGCCGGCAGAGATCGCCCTGCGACGAGATAATCAGCCTTGGTCTTGACGCTCCTAAGGCGAGTCAGCGATACGGTCAAGAGGGTGACGACGATAGCGGCAAGTACGGCGGCGTAAAGGTTCATGTTGTGAGGGGATTGTAGAACAGCCGTCGCCCCGAACCTCAACACTGTCACATGATCTATAAACTGCCAGGAGAGGTTGGCGCGCTCACGCTGTACGCCGGTGTCACTCGTGCCATCTCTGTAGCCAGTCCTGCGACGAGTTGAGCAGGCGAGGTCGCCAGGTGTCGCTCTGCTGCATAAGCTTCTATTTCACTGTTCATTTCGGCTCCCAGAAGGAGCATGAGCCCGGTTATATAGAACCAGGTTAGAAGAATGATGACCGCACCAAGCGAGCCATAGGTAACGGAATAGTTGTTGAAGAAGTGCAGATAAACCCGCAGAGCGAAGGAGGAAAGCAGCCAGCAGATGATGCCGAAGAGGGCACCAGGGGTGAACCACCGCCACTGCTTGTTACGGACATCCGGACCCCAGTAGTAGATCACTGCGAACAGGAGTGCCAGCAGTATCGTAGCGATGGTCCAGCCGACGATGCGTGCAAAGATCACGATCGGCATGGCGAGCCGGGCTTGGACGATGTGATTATGAGCGAGCACCGCCAGGAAGTCGCCGCCCAGTAACGAGGCGAGGATGAGCGTCACAATGAACGAGAGCAGGATGGTGATGAGAATGGCTGAACCGCGCACCTTCCAGTAGGGTCGAGTCTCCTTGACCTTGTAGACGACGTTCAGAGAGTCCTGAATCGCGGTGAACCCTACGGAGGCAGCCCAGACAGCGGCTGCAAGTCCAAAGGTCAGCTTCCCGCTGGTGGAAGACGCTGTTGTCTGATTAAAGGTGTCCAACACGATGTTGTACGCCGACGGCGGGATGATGAGCGCGAAATAATGGAGAAGATGGACATAGATCGTCGTGGCAGACTTTGCGGCAAGTCCAAGAATGGAACTCGCACTTACCAGCGTGGGGAAAAGGGCGAAGAGGAAGTAATAGCCCAGTTCAGCGGCGCGCCCGAGCAGGTTGTCGTCCAAAAATGAGTTCATGGTTCGCTTCGCCAGGACGCTTAGCGGCATGCCCTTCAGATCCCATAGGGAGTAGAGCGGCTTGAGCGAGACGTAACCCCAAATCTTCTGCTGGCGGTGATGGGCGGCGTAGTCCAAATCATCGTTTGAGGTGCCCATAAGGAATTCCTTTGGGTAAATAGATGCGTTTCTCGTCAAATTTGGTGGCTGCACCTGGGTTGGTTTGAAGCGGAGTGATCCCGGCAGGCATCCAATCTTTTGGTGATATGAATGCGCAACGCAGCATCTGCAGCTTCGGCGGCTACACGACGCAGCCTCTGGAAGCACCGTCCCTTCGCCATGCGGAAGATCGAACAACTGGTAAAGCTGGTTCACGAGAGCCACGCGGTGCCGTTGTCTGGGGAGTCGCGACCAGTCGACCTGGTGCAGCCGGGCGAGCTGGGCGTAACCTTCATCGGGCACTCCTCTTTCCTTCTCCAAATCGGTGGCAGGAATGTGCTAATCGACCCAGTGTTTTCGACCCGACTGGTAGTGCTTCGACGCCAGCGGAGACCGGGCGTCCTGGTTGCAGCGCTCCCACCGATCGATCTGATTTTGCTAACCCACGCGCACATGGATCACCTTGATAAATCTTCGCTCCGAGCAGTGGTGCGGGCGACGCGCCGGCTTCGCGGGAACGGACAGGATAGTGCACCGGAGGTGATCGTTCCTCGTGGCGTAGAAGATCTGGTTGCGTCCCTCGGATTTTCGAAGGTTCAAGGCATGAGTTGGTGGGACCAGATCAGCGTGCAGGGAATCGAGGTTACGATGACTCCCTGCAAACACTGGGGAGCCCGGATGTTCCGCGACACGCACCGAGGTTACGGCGGCTATTATGTCGCTCGCGGTGGGCACAGTGTCTATCACTCGGGCGATACGGCATATTTCCCTGGGTTTGCAGAGGTCGGGAGCCGACTGAAGCCGGAGGTGGCGCTATTGCCTATCGGCGCTTACTTCCCGGACACGTATCGCTCCGTTCATACCAGTCCGGAGGAGGCGGTGCGTGGATTCGTCGAGTGTGGCGCTCAGACGATGGTCCCGATGCATTTTGGAACATTTCGCCTTGGACGTGAGCCGATGGAGGAACCCGTCCAGCGTCTGCTGGCTGAGGTCGACCGTTTGGGAATTCGCAGCAAACTCAAGGTGCTGGCTGAGGGCGAGACCCTTCGGCGCGCACGTCCAGCGGTTATTCAGCGCTAGCTGCAGCAATGCGACGTAAGCACATTGGTAAGCATCTACTCAATTATGGCTACTACGAACACAGCGACAACTAATGCGAAGGCAAGCGGGACATTCGCTCTCGGTGGAGATTTGCACGTTAACCGCCTCGGATATGGTGCAATGCGCATCACCGGCGAAGGCATCTGGGGTGAACCCAAGGATGCCAACAAGGCGAAGGAAGTTCTGAAGCGGGTTGTCGAGCTAGGTATCAATCTGATCGACACTTCGGATGCGTATGGCCCCGCGGTGAGCGAGCGCCTGATTGGTGAGGCCCTGTCGCCGTATGCAGATGGGGTGGTGATCGCGACGAAGGGTGGCCTGACGCGTCAGGGTCCGAACAAGTGGTTGCCGGTTGGCCGTCCAGAGTATCTTCGGCAGCAGGTGGAACTGAGCCTGCGATACCTGAAGCTTGAGCGGATCGACCTATGGCAGCTTCATCGGATTGATCCGAAGGTGCCGGTTGAGGAGTCGCTTGGCGAGATCGCGAAGCTGCAGCAGGAGGGCAAGATTCGTCACGTTGGTCTGTCCGAGGTAAAACCGCACGAGATCGATCAGGCTCGTAAGGTGGTCGAGATCGTCAGCGTGCAGAATAAGTACAACATCGGCGACCGTGACCATGACGACGTGGTTGATTACTGCACGAAGAACAACATCGGATTCATCCCCTGGTACCCGGTGGCTGCTGGTGAGCTGGCCAAGCCGGGCGGAAAGCTCGATGCCGCTGCAAAGAAGCATGGCGCAACCGTGAGCCAGCTATCCCTTGCGTGGTTGCTCAATCGTTCCCCGGTGATTCTGCCGATTCCCGGAACGACCTCGACGGCTCACCTTGAAGAGAACGTCGCTGCGGCAAGCGTCAAGCTGACTGACGCTGAATGGGCGGAGATCGAAGCTTCGGCTAAGTAATTCGTCTGTTGGACCAGAGGCCGCGCCATATGCGCGGCCTCTATTTGTCTGTCATCCAGTAATTGGAACGGGCCTGTACGATCAGGCCTGGCTGGTTCTTCACATCCACTCGGAGGGCGTGCAGACCGGGTCGGTCGCTGGTTGGGCGGAAGCTTAGGGTGTAGCGGTTCGTAACGTGATTTGTAAGCGTGCCTAGGCCTGCTTCGAAGCTCGCCTTGTCTCGAAATTCGAACGTCTCGCCACCAGACAGCGCGGCGACCTCCGTAGCTACGTTTCGCTGCAATGCATCGTAAGCCATGCTGAGCGGTGCGCCGAGATCGAAGTATGCCACGCAGCCTACACAAGCGCCGACGGTGATTGGTTTGTTTCCGGGCTTGTGCTCCTTCAGCAGAAACTCACGCTTCAGCCTTTGCTTCCCCGGTGAAAAGGTCAGGCTATAGATCGCCGTGTTCGTCTCGCCGATCTCGCGGATAAGGTCTTCCCGCTTCGTCTTGCTGCCGACGTCCTGAGGCTCGCTGATGAGCAGGATCACCCTTCGCATCGTTGGCGGTTGCCGCTTGAGAAGACTGAGCGCGTAAGCGACACCGTCGAAGATGGCTGCGCCGTCCGCTTCGGGATCGACCTGGGGATCGGTCAGCTCCGGCGGGAACGCGTCGAGATCTGCGGAGAACGGCGCAATCAGGTGCGGTTCGCTGTCGAAGTCCACTACGGCAATTCGAGCAGGATTGCTGTCAGCCAATGCTCGCAGCATGGTGTCGAGATGTCGATACGCTGCAAACTCTTCCCTGGCTAAACCGCCGGTCTGCATGAGCACTACCAGCGCCATCGGCTGAGCCTGGGTATCTTCCAGAGTGATTCGCTGAGGCACGCCATCATCCGTGACCGAAAATCGTCAGCAGTAAGTGAGTACGCGAGATCGCCACTTGCACCGTGAACGAGTGTCGGAACCAGAATAAGTGTGGAGTTCGACCGCAGCGTCGTAGTTGGGGTCTGCTGGCCGCACGCGACACTGGCAAACAGCAAGGACACCAGGCAGGTAGCCAATCGCACCATAGACCGAAACCTCCTGTGTCAAAGCCTATCGCTAGATTCGTCCGGCTGCTCGAAGTACAGCAATCTCGGTGTCCGTAAAGACTCGCGATCGGATCAAGAATCGCAGTCCGCGCGATCCTTCGACTGAAAACATGCCGCCACGTCCTGGCACCACATCAAGGGTTAACTGCGTGTGCTTCCAGTATTCGAACTGGCTTCGCGTCATGTAGAACGGCACGTCGGCAATCGTTCCAAGCAGCACGTCCACATCGCCGATCATCAGGTCGCCTGCCGGGTAGCACATGGGTGAACTGCCATCGCAGCATCCACCAGACTGGTGAAAGATCAATGGTCCATGTTCGCCTTTCAGGCTGGCAATCAACTCACGTGCGGAGTCGGTCACCAGCACCTGCTCGGGCGTCGTTTCGCTTACAGTCATCTAGAAGAATCCGAGAGCATCAGGGCTGTAGCTGAC
Coding sequences:
- a CDS encoding sodium:solute symporter family protein, whose translation is MNLYAAVLAAIVVTLLTVSLTRLRSVKTKADYLVAGRSLPAFVLVFTLLSSWIGSGSLLGGAENAYRHGFAALWQGGGGWAGLLLIYFIAPRARKFAQFTIPDLLEARYNQTARVLGVIAILFTYTAVTSYQFVGGGDILHLIFPTVITPVLGQFILAAFVIVFTAIAGMASVAYMDVAIGLLATFTICAALPVLIHRAGGWAAVHASLPASHFQVLGDLSLIQGFELFLPTCLLLLGNQSMYQKFFSARSEKDATRAVFWWIIGTVILETVIVALAVVGSSLFPTGEVHERPREILAYLGLHGFSGALPLQLLGALLMGAIFAKIISTANNWLFSPATNLVNDIYLRYMVPEASNKKILIVSRLMVVLLGLWALYQSQHIQSVLKKSLYAYTIYAAALTPVILAAFFWKRATAQAAVASIAAGTVVTIFWDAAFIHNHLPSVLAERDAIFPALLASLLCLVIVSLITPKPTLAQLQPFAENEAL
- a CDS encoding VWA domain-containing protein; amino-acid sequence: MPQRITLEDTQAQPMALVVLMQTGGLAREEFAAYRHLDTMLRALADSNPARIAVVDFDSEPHLIAPFSADLDAFPPELTDPQVDPEADGAAIFDGVAYALSLLKRQPPTMRRVILLISEPQDVGSKTKREDLIREIGETNTAIYSLTFSPGKQRLKREFLLKEHKPGNKPITVGACVGCVAYFDLGAPLSMAYDALQRNVATEVAALSGGETFEFRDKASFEAGLGTLTNHVTNRYTLSFRPTSDRPGLHALRVDVKNQPGLIVQARSNYWMTDK
- a CDS encoding aldo/keto reductase, with the translated sequence MATTNTATTNAKASGTFALGGDLHVNRLGYGAMRITGEGIWGEPKDANKAKEVLKRVVELGINLIDTSDAYGPAVSERLIGEALSPYADGVVIATKGGLTRQGPNKWLPVGRPEYLRQQVELSLRYLKLERIDLWQLHRIDPKVPVEESLGEIAKLQQEGKIRHVGLSEVKPHEIDQARKVVEIVSVQNKYNIGDRDHDDVVDYCTKNNIGFIPWYPVAAGELAKPGGKLDAAAKKHGATVSQLSLAWLLNRSPVILPIPGTTSTAHLEENVAAASVKLTDAEWAEIEASAK
- a CDS encoding YihY/virulence factor BrkB family protein; this encodes MGTSNDDLDYAAHHRQQKIWGYVSLKPLYSLWDLKGMPLSVLAKRTMNSFLDDNLLGRAAELGYYFLFALFPTLVSASSILGLAAKSATTIYVHLLHYFALIIPPSAYNIVLDTFNQTTASSTSGKLTFGLAAAVWAASVGFTAIQDSLNVVYKVKETRPYWKVRGSAILITILLSFIVTLILASLLGGDFLAVLAHNHIVQARLAMPIVIFARIVGWTIATILLALLFAVIYYWGPDVRNKQWRWFTPGALFGIICWLLSSFALRVYLHFFNNYSVTYGSLGAVIILLTWFYITGLMLLLGAEMNSEIEAYAAERHLATSPAQLVAGLATEMARVTPAYSVSAPTSPGSL
- a CDS encoding DUF779 domain-containing protein, whose protein sequence is MTVSETTPEQVLVTDSARELIASLKGEHGPLIFHQSGGCCDGSSPMCYPAGDLMIGDVDVLLGTIADVPFYMTRSQFEYWKHTQLTLDVVPGRGGMFSVEGSRGLRFLIRSRVFTDTEIAVLRAAGRI
- a CDS encoding MBL fold metallo-hydrolase, with product MRNAASAASAATRRSLWKHRPFAMRKIEQLVKLVHESHAVPLSGESRPVDLVQPGELGVTFIGHSSFLLQIGGRNVLIDPVFSTRLVVLRRQRRPGVLVAALPPIDLILLTHAHMDHLDKSSLRAVVRATRRLRGNGQDSAPEVIVPRGVEDLVASLGFSKVQGMSWWDQISVQGIEVTMTPCKHWGARMFRDTHRGYGGYYVARGGHSVYHSGDTAYFPGFAEVGSRLKPEVALLPIGAYFPDTYRSVHTSPEEAVRGFVECGAQTMVPMHFGTFRLGREPMEEPVQRLLAEVDRLGIRSKLKVLAEGETLRRARPAVIQR